The following coding sequences lie in one Mycobacterium sp. Z3061 genomic window:
- the fadD32 gene encoding long-chain-fatty-acid--AMP ligase FadD32 yields MAYHNPFIVNGKIRFPSNTNLVRHVEKWAKVRGDKLAYRFLDYSTERDGIERDILWSEFSARNRAVGARLQQVTQPGDRIAILCPQNLDYMVSFFGALYSGRIAVPLFDPSEPGHVGRLHAVLDDCTPSTILTTTESAEGVRKFIRARSAKERPRVIAVDAVPTEVASTWQEPDADETTTAYLQYTSGSTRTPTGVQITHLNLPTNVVQVLNALEGQEGDRGVSWLPFFHDMGLITVLLTSVLGQSFTFMTPAAFVRRPGRWIRELARKPGETGGTFSAAPNFAFEHAAVRGLPRDDEPPLDLSNVKGILNGSEPVSPSSLRKFFKAFEPYGLKPEAVKPSYGLAEATLFVSTTPMDESPTVIHVDRDELNKQHFVEVSADSPKAVAQVSAGKIGVDEWAVIVDPETASELPDGQIGEIWLHGNNLGIGYWGKEEETANIFKNILKSRVSESHAEGAPDDGLWVRTGDYGTYHNGHLYIAGRIKDLVIIDGRNHYPQDLEFTAQESTKALRVGYVAAFSVPANELPQKVYDDPHAGLKFDAEDTSEQLVIVGERAAGTHKLEYQPIADDIRAAIAVGHGVTVRDVLLVQAGSIPRTSSGKIGRRACRTAYLDGSLRSGVNSATTFATSE; encoded by the coding sequence ATGGCGTACCACAACCCGTTCATCGTGAACGGCAAGATCAGGTTTCCGTCCAACACCAACCTGGTTCGTCACGTCGAGAAGTGGGCGAAGGTGCGCGGCGACAAGCTGGCGTACCGCTTCCTGGACTACTCCACCGAGCGCGACGGTATCGAACGCGACATCCTGTGGTCGGAGTTCAGCGCACGGAACCGCGCCGTCGGCGCCCGCCTGCAGCAGGTCACCCAGCCGGGTGACCGCATCGCCATCCTCTGCCCGCAGAACCTGGACTACATGGTGTCCTTCTTCGGCGCCCTGTACTCCGGCCGGATCGCCGTCCCGCTGTTCGACCCCTCCGAGCCGGGTCACGTCGGCCGCCTGCATGCGGTGCTCGACGACTGCACCCCCTCGACGATCCTGACCACCACCGAGTCCGCCGAGGGTGTCCGCAAGTTCATCCGCGCGCGTTCGGCCAAGGAACGCCCCCGCGTCATCGCCGTGGACGCCGTGCCCACCGAGGTTGCCTCCACCTGGCAGGAGCCGGATGCCGACGAGACCACCACCGCGTATCTGCAGTACACCTCCGGCTCCACCCGCACCCCGACGGGCGTGCAGATCACGCACCTGAACCTGCCCACCAACGTGGTGCAGGTGCTCAACGCGCTGGAGGGACAGGAAGGCGACCGCGGGGTCAGCTGGCTGCCGTTCTTCCACGACATGGGCCTGATCACGGTGCTGCTCACCTCGGTGCTCGGCCAGAGCTTCACGTTCATGACGCCGGCCGCATTCGTGCGCCGCCCCGGCCGCTGGATCCGCGAGCTGGCGCGCAAGCCCGGGGAAACCGGCGGAACGTTCTCCGCCGCGCCGAACTTCGCCTTCGAGCACGCCGCGGTGCGCGGTCTGCCCCGCGACGACGAGCCGCCCCTAGACCTGAGCAACGTCAAGGGCATCCTGAACGGCAGCGAGCCGGTGTCGCCGTCGTCGCTGCGCAAGTTCTTCAAGGCCTTCGAGCCCTACGGTCTCAAGCCCGAGGCGGTCAAACCGTCCTACGGTCTGGCGGAGGCGACGCTGTTCGTCTCGACCACCCCGATGGACGAGTCGCCCACCGTCATCCACGTCGACCGCGACGAACTGAACAAGCAGCACTTCGTCGAGGTGTCCGCCGACTCACCGAAAGCTGTCGCGCAGGTCAGCGCCGGCAAGATCGGTGTCGACGAGTGGGCCGTCATCGTGGACCCCGAGACGGCCAGCGAGTTGCCGGACGGGCAGATCGGCGAGATCTGGCTGCACGGCAACAACCTGGGCATCGGCTACTGGGGCAAGGAAGAAGAGACCGCCAACATCTTCAAGAACATCCTGAAGTCGCGGGTCAGCGAGTCACACGCCGAGGGTGCTCCCGACGACGGCCTCTGGGTGCGCACCGGTGACTACGGCACCTACCACAACGGGCACCTCTACATTGCGGGCCGGATCAAGGACCTCGTCATCATCGACGGCCGGAACCACTACCCGCAGGACCTCGAGTTCACGGCGCAGGAATCCACCAAGGCGTTGCGGGTGGGCTATGTCGCCGCGTTCTCGGTGCCGGCCAACGAGTTGCCGCAGAAGGTCTACGACGACCCGCACGCCGGGCTGAAGTTCGATGCCGAAGACACCTCCGAGCAGCTGGTTATCGTCGGCGAGCGTGCCGCGGGCACTCACAAGCTCGAGTACCAGCCGATCGCCGACGACATCCGCGCGGCCATCGCCGTCGGGCACGGGGTGACCGTGCGCGATGTGCTGCTGGTCCAGGCCGGCTCGATTCCCCGTACCTCCAGTGGCAAGATCGGCCGCCGCGCCTGCCGCACGGCCTACCTGGACGGCAGTTTGCGCAGTGGCGTCAACTCCGCGACAACCTTCGCCACTTCTGAATGA
- the ag85A gene encoding diacylglycerol acyltransferase/mycolyltransferase Ag85A: MKLVDRFRGAVTGMPRRLMVGAVGAALLSGLVGFVGGSATASAFSRPGLPVEYLQVPSAAMGRSIKIQFQSGGANSPALYLLDGMRAQDDYNGWDINTPAFEWYNQSGISVVMPVGGQSSFYSDWYNPACGKAGCTTYKWETFLTSELPAYLASNKQVKPTGSAAVGLSMAGSSALILAAYHPDQFIYAGSLSALLDPSQAMGPSLIGLAMGDAGGYKASDMWGPKEDPAWQRNDPSLQVGKLVANNTRLWIYCGDGKPSDLGGNNLPAKFLEGFVRTSNLKFQEAYNGAGGHNAVFNFDANGTHDWPYWGAQLNAMKGDLQSTLGATPGAGPATAAAVGVNQGAGN; encoded by the coding sequence ATGAAGCTTGTTGACAGGTTTCGTGGCGCCGTGACGGGTATGCCGCGCCGCCTGATGGTGGGTGCCGTTGGTGCGGCGCTGCTGTCTGGGCTGGTGGGCTTCGTCGGTGGCTCCGCGACCGCGAGTGCGTTCTCGCGTCCGGGGCTGCCGGTGGAATACCTGCAGGTGCCCTCGGCGGCGATGGGCCGCAGCATCAAGATCCAGTTCCAGAGTGGTGGAGCCAACTCGCCGGCGCTGTACCTGCTCGACGGCATGCGCGCCCAGGACGACTACAACGGTTGGGACATCAACACCCCGGCATTCGAGTGGTACAACCAGTCGGGCATTTCCGTGGTCATGCCGGTCGGAGGCCAGTCCAGCTTCTACAGCGACTGGTACAACCCGGCCTGCGGTAAGGCCGGCTGCACCACCTACAAGTGGGAGACCTTCCTGACCAGCGAGCTGCCTGCCTACCTGGCCAGCAACAAGCAGGTCAAGCCGACCGGCAGCGCCGCGGTCGGTCTGTCGATGGCCGGTTCGTCGGCCTTGATCCTGGCGGCCTACCACCCCGACCAGTTCATCTACGCCGGCTCGCTGTCGGCGCTGCTGGACCCGTCGCAGGCCATGGGCCCGTCGCTGATCGGCCTGGCCATGGGTGACGCCGGTGGCTACAAGGCGTCCGACATGTGGGGCCCCAAGGAGGACCCGGCGTGGCAGCGCAACGACCCGTCGCTGCAGGTCGGCAAGCTGGTCGCCAACAACACCCGCCTGTGGATCTACTGCGGCGACGGTAAGCCGTCGGACCTCGGTGGCAACAACCTGCCCGCCAAGTTCCTGGAGGGCTTCGTGCGGACCAGCAACCTGAAGTTCCAGGAGGCCTACAACGGCGCTGGTGGCCACAACGCGGTGTTCAACTTCGACGCCAACGGCACGCACGACTGGCCGTACTGGGGCGCGCAGCTCAACGCCATGAAGGGTGACCTGCAGAGCACGCTGGGCGCGACCCCCGGCGCTGGTCCCGCCACCGCGGCCGCGGTCGGTGTGAACCAGGGCGCCGGCAACTAA
- the aftB gene encoding terminal beta-(1->2)-arabinofuranosyltransferase codes for MLSASERFKALQAAALARRPSVRRVKWPVFPYTTTVRVSLWVSVALVALLFGWGAWQRRWIADDGLIVLRTVRNLLAGNGPVFNAGERVEANTSTVWTYLLYVCSWVGGPVRLEYVALAVALTLSVLGIVLLMLGTGRLYAPSLRGRRAIVLPAGALVYIAVPPARDFATSGLESGLVMAYVGLLWWMMVCWAQPLRVRPQSPWFIGALAFVAGCSVLVRPELALIGGAALIMMMIAARTWARRGLIVLAGGLLPVAYQIFRMGYYGLLVPGTALAKDAAGDKWSQGLIYLANFNAPYSIWIPVLLLVPLGIVLLVARRRPSFMRPTLAPGYGRVARAVQSPAAVVTWMVVSGLLQALYWIRQGGDFMHGRVLLTPLFCLLAPVAVIPVVIPDGKDYSREAGFWLAGGVSALWLAVAGWSLWAANSPGMGDDATHVSYSGIVDERRFYAQATGRAHPLTAADYLDYPRMAAVLVALNNTPDGALLLPSGNYTQWDLVPMIPPGSAPGIPVDQKPQHTVFFTNLGMLGMNVGLDVRVIDQIGLANPLAAHTERLKHGRIGHDKNLFPDWVVADGPWVKWPPGIPAYLDQQWVAEAEAALKCPATQAVLNSVRAPMTVRRFVSNFLHAYEFTQYRIDRVPLYELVKCGLEVPKVPPTPPRE; via the coding sequence TTGCTTTCGGCTAGCGAAAGATTCAAGGCCCTCCAGGCGGCCGCCCTGGCCCGGCGTCCATCCGTCCGCCGGGTCAAGTGGCCGGTGTTCCCCTACACCACCACGGTGCGCGTCAGCCTGTGGGTGAGTGTCGCGCTGGTCGCGCTGTTGTTCGGCTGGGGTGCCTGGCAGCGCCGCTGGATCGCCGACGACGGGCTGATCGTGCTGCGCACCGTGCGAAACCTGTTGGCCGGCAACGGACCGGTGTTCAACGCGGGTGAGCGGGTGGAGGCCAACACCTCGACCGTCTGGACCTACCTGCTCTATGTGTGCAGCTGGGTGGGCGGGCCGGTCCGGCTGGAGTACGTGGCGCTGGCGGTGGCGCTGACGCTCTCGGTGCTGGGCATCGTGCTGTTGATGCTGGGCACGGGGCGGCTGTACGCGCCCAGTCTGCGTGGCCGCCGCGCGATCGTGCTGCCGGCCGGCGCGCTCGTCTACATCGCCGTGCCCCCGGCGCGTGACTTCGCGACGTCCGGCCTGGAGAGCGGGCTGGTGATGGCCTACGTCGGCCTGCTGTGGTGGATGATGGTTTGCTGGGCGCAGCCGCTGCGGGTGCGTCCGCAAAGCCCGTGGTTCATCGGTGCGCTGGCGTTCGTCGCCGGCTGCAGCGTGCTGGTACGCCCCGAGCTGGCGCTGATCGGCGGCGCCGCGCTGATCATGATGATGATCGCGGCCCGCACCTGGGCACGCCGCGGGCTGATCGTGCTGGCCGGTGGGCTGCTGCCGGTCGCCTATCAGATCTTCCGGATGGGGTACTACGGGCTGCTGGTCCCGGGCACCGCCCTGGCCAAGGACGCGGCCGGGGACAAGTGGTCGCAGGGGTTGATCTACCTCGCCAACTTCAACGCGCCGTATTCCATCTGGATACCGGTCCTGCTGCTGGTGCCGCTGGGCATCGTGTTGCTGGTGGCCCGGCGCCGGCCCTCGTTCATGCGCCCGACGCTGGCACCGGGCTACGGGCGGGTGGCCCGTGCGGTGCAGAGTCCCGCCGCGGTGGTGACGTGGATGGTGGTCAGTGGACTGCTGCAGGCCCTGTACTGGATCCGTCAGGGCGGCGACTTCATGCACGGACGCGTCTTGCTGACTCCGCTGTTCTGTTTGCTGGCGCCGGTGGCCGTCATCCCGGTGGTGATTCCCGACGGCAAGGATTACTCGCGGGAGGCCGGCTTCTGGCTGGCCGGCGGCGTGAGCGCGCTCTGGCTGGCGGTGGCCGGGTGGTCGCTGTGGGCGGCGAACTCACCCGGCATGGGTGACGACGCCACGCACGTCAGCTACTCCGGCATCGTCGACGAGCGGCGCTTCTACGCGCAGGCGACCGGCCGCGCGCACCCGCTGACCGCCGCGGACTATCTGGACTACCCGCGGATGGCGGCGGTGCTGGTGGCGCTCAACAACACCCCGGATGGTGCGCTGCTGCTGCCGTCGGGCAACTACACGCAATGGGACCTGGTGCCGATGATCCCGCCGGGCAGCGCGCCCGGCATCCCCGTGGACCAGAAGCCGCAGCACACGGTGTTTTTCACGAACCTGGGGATGCTGGGCATGAACGTCGGGCTGGACGTCAGGGTGATCGACCAGATCGGACTGGCGAACCCGCTGGCGGCGCACACCGAGCGGCTCAAGCACGGCCGCATCGGCCACGACAAGAACCTGTTCCCGGACTGGGTGGTGGCCGACGGGCCGTGGGTGAAGTGGCCGCCGGGCATTCCTGCCTACCTCGACCAGCAGTGGGTCGCCGAGGCCGAGGCCGCGCTGAAGTGTCCCGCGACACAGGCCGTGCTCAATTCGGTGCGCGCCCCGATGACCGTGCGCCGGTTCGTGTCCAATTTCCTGCACGCCTATGAGTTCACGCAGTACCGCATCGACCGGGTGCCACTCTATGAACTGGTCAAGTGCGGGCTCGAGGTGCCCAAGGTGCCGCCGACGCCGCCACGCGAGTGA
- a CDS encoding glycosyltransferase: MTAVSLLSRIILPRPGEPLDVRKLYLEESTTNARRAHATSRTSLQIGGESEVSFATYFNAFPASYWRRWSTCTSVVLRVELAGTGRIDLYRTKATGARIFIEGRGFSGSDDNPAVLEIEVSLQPFEDGGWIWFDITTDSKVTLLNGGWYAPTPAPGTANIAVGIPTFNRPADCVNALRELTADPLVDQVIGAVIVPDQGARKVRDHPDFAAAAERLGTRLSIHDQPNLGGSGGYSRVMYEALKNTDCQQILFMDDDIRIEPDSILRVLAMSRFARTPMLVGGQMLNLQEPSHLHIMGEVVDRSNFMWTAAPHAEYDHDFAEYPLNDSEDKSKLLHRRIDVDYNGWWTCMIPRQVAEELGQPLPLFIKWDDADYGLRAAEHGYPTVTLPGAAIWHMAWSDKDDAIDWQAYFHLRNRLVVAAMHWDGDVSGLVRSHLKATLKHLACLEYSTVEIQNRAIDDFLAGPEHIFSILESALPEIRQMRTAYPDAVVLPAASELPAPLHKNKVMKPPVNPVVISYRLARGILHNLKAADPAHHERPEFNVPTQDARWFRLCTVDGVTVTTADGCGVVYRQRDRAKMFSLLLASLRRQRQLARRFDEMRRVYREALPVLSSKQKWEMVLPVNASADATARHG; this comes from the coding sequence ATGACCGCCGTCAGCCTGCTGTCGCGCATCATCCTGCCGCGTCCCGGCGAACCACTCGACGTCCGCAAGCTGTACCTGGAGGAGTCGACCACCAACGCCCGCCGCGCGCACGCGACGAGCCGCACCTCGCTGCAGATCGGCGGCGAGTCCGAGGTGTCGTTCGCGACCTACTTCAACGCGTTCCCGGCGAGTTACTGGCGGCGCTGGTCGACCTGCACCTCAGTGGTGCTGCGCGTCGAGTTGGCCGGCACCGGACGCATCGATTTGTACCGCACCAAGGCCACCGGGGCCCGGATCTTCATCGAGGGACGCGGATTCAGCGGCTCCGATGACAACCCCGCCGTGCTCGAGATCGAGGTCAGCCTGCAGCCGTTCGAGGACGGCGGCTGGATCTGGTTCGACATCACCACCGACTCCAAGGTCACCCTGCTCAACGGCGGCTGGTACGCGCCCACCCCGGCACCGGGGACGGCCAACATCGCCGTCGGCATCCCGACCTTCAACCGGCCCGCGGACTGCGTCAACGCGTTGCGCGAACTCACCGCCGACCCGTTGGTGGACCAGGTGATCGGCGCGGTGATCGTGCCCGATCAGGGTGCCCGCAAGGTGCGCGACCACCCGGACTTCGCGGCGGCGGCCGAGCGGCTGGGCACCCGGCTGTCCATCCATGACCAGCCCAACCTGGGTGGTTCCGGCGGTTACAGCCGGGTGATGTACGAGGCGCTGAAAAACACCGACTGCCAACAGATCCTGTTCATGGACGACGACATCCGCATCGAGCCGGACTCGATCCTGCGGGTGCTGGCGATGAGCCGGTTCGCCAGAACCCCGATGCTGGTCGGCGGGCAGATGCTCAACCTGCAGGAGCCGTCACACCTGCACATCATGGGCGAGGTGGTCGACCGGTCGAACTTCATGTGGACCGCCGCGCCGCACGCCGAGTACGACCACGACTTCGCCGAGTACCCGCTCAACGACAGCGAGGACAAGAGCAAGCTGCTGCACCGGCGCATCGACGTCGACTACAACGGCTGGTGGACGTGCATGATCCCGCGCCAGGTCGCCGAGGAGCTGGGTCAGCCGCTGCCGCTGTTCATCAAGTGGGACGACGCCGACTACGGCCTGCGGGCCGCCGAGCACGGCTATCCGACCGTCACCCTGCCCGGCGCCGCGATCTGGCACATGGCGTGGAGCGACAAGGACGACGCCATCGACTGGCAGGCGTATTTCCACCTGCGCAACCGGCTGGTGGTCGCCGCGATGCACTGGGACGGCGACGTCTCCGGGCTGGTCCGCAGCCATCTGAAGGCGACGCTCAAACACCTTGCCTGCCTTGAATATTCGACGGTCGAGATTCAGAACAGGGCGATCGACGACTTCCTGGCCGGCCCCGAGCACATCTTCTCCATCCTGGAATCGGCGCTGCCGGAAATCCGCCAGATGCGGACCGCCTACCCGGATGCGGTGGTGCTGCCGGCGGCCAGCGAGCTGCCCGCGCCCCTGCACAAGAACAAGGTGATGAAGCCGCCGGTGAACCCGGTGGTGATCAGCTACCGACTGGCCCGGGGCATCCTGCACAACCTCAAGGCCGCCGACCCGGCTCACCACGAGCGCCCCGAGTTCAACGTGCCGACCCAGGACGCGCGCTGGTTCCGGCTCTGCACGGTCGACGGCGTCACCGTCACCACCGCGGACGGCTGCGGCGTGGTCTACCGGCAGCGCGACCGGGCCAAGATGTTCTCGCTGCTGCTCGCGTCGTTGCGCCGCCAGCGCCAGTTGGCGCGCCGCTTCGACGAGATGCGCCGGGTCTACCGCGAGGCGTTGCCCGTGCTGTCCAGCAAGCAGAAATGGGAGATGGTGCTGCCCGTGAACGCCTCGGCCGACGCCACCGCCCGCCATGGATGA
- a CDS encoding phosphatase PAP2 family protein, whose translation MDEPAEPPRGEVAAMVAVQSALTQRPGVLPTTRAMSHFGEHSIGWLAIALLGAVLDPRRRRDWVVAGVGTFAAHAAAVVVKRVVRRERPHHPAVMVNVGTPSRLSFPSAHATSTTAAAILLGRVTGLPLPVLLVPPMALSRILLGVHYPSDVAAGVALGAGVAAAAVRVDRAARRRLVR comes from the coding sequence ATGGATGAACCGGCTGAGCCGCCGCGCGGTGAAGTCGCAGCGATGGTGGCCGTCCAGTCGGCGCTGACGCAGCGCCCCGGAGTACTCCCGACCACCCGCGCGATGTCGCATTTCGGTGAGCACAGCATCGGCTGGCTGGCGATCGCGCTGCTCGGGGCCGTCCTCGACCCGCGCCGGCGCCGCGACTGGGTGGTGGCCGGCGTCGGCACCTTCGCCGCGCACGCCGCCGCCGTGGTCGTCAAGCGGGTGGTACGGCGCGAACGGCCGCATCACCCGGCCGTCATGGTCAACGTCGGCACCCCCAGCCGGCTCAGTTTCCCGTCGGCGCACGCGACGTCGACGACGGCTGCGGCGATCTTGCTGGGCCGGGTTACCGGCCTGCCGCTGCCGGTGCTGTTGGTACCGCCCATGGCGCTGTCGCGAATACTGCTGGGTGTGCACTATCCCAGCGACGTCGCCGCCGGCGTGGCTCTCGGTGCCGGGGTTGCCGCCGCAGCCGTCCGGGTGGACCGCGCGGCCCGACGAAGGTTGGTTCGATGA
- a CDS encoding alpha/beta hydrolase family protein, translating to MRGLSLVLRLVCVAVLSVAFGGVTASLGSAGTARAAGFETLMVPSGAMGRDIPVAFLAGGPHAVYLLDAADANPDVSNWVTAGNAMNTLAGKGVSVAAPAGGAFSMYTNWEQDGSKQWDTFLSSELPDWLAANKGLAPGGHGVVGASQGGYAALALAAFHPDRFGFAGSMSGFLYPSNTFTNGAILAGLQQFGGVDGNGMWGAPQLGRWKWHDPYVHAALLAQNNTRVWVWAPTNPGASNPAAMLGAGGEAMGNSKAFYQQYRDVGGHNGHFDFPGGGDNGWGSWAGVLGAMSGDISGAIR from the coding sequence ATGAGGGGTCTGTCGTTAGTGCTACGGCTGGTGTGCGTTGCCGTGCTGTCGGTGGCGTTCGGGGGCGTGACGGCGTCGCTGGGTTCGGCGGGCACGGCCCGGGCGGCCGGTTTCGAGACGCTGATGGTGCCTTCGGGCGCGATGGGCCGCGACATCCCGGTGGCCTTCCTGGCGGGCGGGCCGCACGCGGTCTACCTGCTCGACGCGGCCGACGCCAATCCGGACGTCAGCAACTGGGTGACCGCGGGCAACGCGATGAACACCCTTGCCGGCAAGGGCGTTTCGGTGGCCGCACCGGCGGGTGGCGCGTTCAGCATGTACACCAACTGGGAGCAAGACGGCAGCAAGCAGTGGGACACCTTCCTGTCCAGTGAGCTGCCCGACTGGCTGGCCGCCAACAAGGGCCTGGCGCCCGGCGGGCACGGCGTGGTCGGTGCGTCGCAGGGCGGCTACGCTGCGCTGGCGCTGGCCGCCTTCCACCCGGACCGCTTCGGGTTCGCCGGTTCGATGTCCGGCTTCCTGTACCCGTCGAACACCTTCACCAACGGCGCGATCCTGGCCGGTCTGCAGCAGTTCGGCGGGGTGGACGGCAACGGCATGTGGGGAGCCCCGCAGCTGGGCCGCTGGAAGTGGCACGACCCGTACGTGCACGCCGCGCTGCTGGCCCAGAACAACACCCGCGTCTGGGTCTGGGCCCCCACCAACCCGGGCGCCAGCAACCCCGCCGCCATGCTCGGCGCCGGCGGTGAGGCGATGGGCAACAGCAAGGCCTTCTACCAGCAGTACCGCGACGTGGGCGGGCACAACGGCCACTTCGACTTCCCGGGCGGCGGCGACAACGGCTGGGGCTCGTGGGCCGGGGTGCTGGGCGCCATGTCGGGCGACATCTCCGGCGCCATTCGCTGA
- a CDS encoding cutinase family protein has product MAKNSARRKRHRRLAWAAAGSMALVVALVIIGGVMLLRHQDVPPSAVPPGVLPPGPTTSHPKKPRPASQDASCPDVQLISVPGTWESWPTDDPLNPTQFPKALLLNVTGPIGQQFGGGRVQTYTVPYTAQFRNPLSADGQMSYNDSRAEGTRATVKAMTDMNNRCPLTSYVIVGFSQGAVIGGDVASDIGNGLGPVDEDLVLGVTLIADGRRQESVGNNIPPTPPGVGAEITLHEVPVLSGLGLTMTGARPGGFGDLDSRTNEICAEGDLICAAPKEAFSPANLPTTLNTLAGGAGQPIHAMYATTDFWNSNGMSATQWTLNWAQGVLDKAPHPKHG; this is encoded by the coding sequence ATGGCCAAGAACAGCGCGCGTCGCAAACGCCACCGACGGCTTGCCTGGGCGGCGGCCGGCTCGATGGCCCTGGTGGTGGCCCTCGTCATCATCGGCGGGGTGATGCTGTTGCGTCACCAGGACGTCCCGCCCAGCGCGGTGCCCCCGGGCGTGCTGCCCCCCGGGCCGACGACCTCGCACCCCAAGAAGCCGCGGCCCGCCTCTCAGGACGCCTCGTGCCCCGACGTGCAACTGATCTCGGTGCCGGGCACCTGGGAGTCATGGCCGACCGACGACCCGCTGAACCCGACCCAGTTCCCGAAGGCACTGCTGCTCAACGTGACCGGACCGATCGGTCAGCAGTTCGGCGGCGGCCGGGTGCAGACGTACACCGTGCCCTACACGGCCCAGTTCCGTAACCCGCTGAGCGCCGACGGCCAGATGAGCTACAACGACAGTCGCGCCGAAGGCACCCGGGCGACGGTCAAGGCGATGACCGACATGAACAACCGCTGTCCGCTGACCAGTTATGTGATCGTCGGGTTCTCCCAGGGCGCGGTGATCGGCGGCGACGTGGCCAGTGACATCGGCAACGGCCTGGGTCCCGTCGACGAAGACCTGGTTCTGGGTGTGACGTTGATCGCCGACGGCCGGCGCCAGGAGAGCGTGGGCAACAACATCCCGCCGACTCCACCGGGTGTGGGCGCCGAGATCACCCTGCACGAGGTGCCGGTGCTGTCCGGGCTCGGCCTGACGATGACCGGCGCCCGTCCGGGCGGCTTCGGCGACCTCGACAGCCGGACCAACGAGATCTGCGCCGAGGGCGATCTGATCTGTGCCGCCCCCAAAGAGGCGTTCAGTCCCGCCAACCTTCCGACCACGCTGAACACGCTGGCCGGAGGTGCCGGGCAGCCCATCCATGCGATGTACGCCACCACCGACTTCTGGAATTCCAACGGCATGTCCGCTACCCAATGGACGCTGAATTGGGCCCAGGGCGTGCTGGACAAGGCCCCGCACCCCAAGCACGGCTGA
- a CDS encoding decaprenyl-phosphate phosphoribosyltransferase, whose product MEVSGAPKNLVTGVIKAIRPRQWVKNVLVLAAPLAAAGSGDHTRRRDAAGHVVPYDWGAMGVKVAIAFVVFSLAASAIYLINDVRDVEADREHPTKRFRPIAAGVVPPWLAYTLAVVLGAASLGLSWWLTPNLAVVMAVYLVMQLGYCFGLKHQAVIDICIVSSAYLIRAIAGGAATGIPLSQWFLLTAAFGSLFMVAGKRYAELQLSERTGAQIRKSLESYTSTYLRFVWTLSATAVVMSYGLWAFERDRYSGSWFAVSMIPFTIAILRYAVDVDGGLAGEPEDIALRDRVLQLLALAWIATVGAAVAFG is encoded by the coding sequence ATGGAAGTCAGCGGGGCCCCGAAAAACCTGGTGACCGGGGTGATCAAGGCGATCCGCCCCCGACAGTGGGTCAAGAACGTGCTGGTGCTGGCGGCACCGCTGGCCGCGGCGGGCAGCGGCGACCACACCCGCCGACGCGACGCCGCCGGACACGTCGTGCCGTACGACTGGGGCGCCATGGGCGTCAAGGTCGCGATCGCCTTCGTGGTGTTCAGCCTGGCGGCCTCGGCCATCTACCTGATCAACGATGTGCGCGACGTCGAGGCCGACCGGGAGCATCCCACCAAGCGGTTCCGGCCGATTGCCGCCGGCGTCGTGCCGCCGTGGCTGGCCTACACGCTGGCCGTGGTGCTGGGCGCCGCGTCGCTCGGACTGTCCTGGTGGCTGACGCCCAACCTGGCCGTGGTCATGGCGGTCTACCTGGTGATGCAACTCGGGTACTGCTTCGGCCTCAAACACCAAGCGGTGATCGACATCTGCATCGTGTCCTCGGCGTACCTGATCCGTGCCATCGCGGGCGGCGCGGCGACCGGCATCCCGCTGTCCCAGTGGTTCCTGCTGACGGCGGCGTTCGGGTCGCTGTTCATGGTGGCCGGCAAGCGGTACGCCGAGCTGCAACTGTCCGAACGCACCGGCGCCCAGATCCGCAAGTCGCTGGAGAGCTACACCAGCACTTATCTACGGTTCGTCTGGACGCTGTCGGCGACCGCGGTGGTGATGTCCTACGGCTTGTGGGCATTCGAGCGCGACCGCTACTCGGGTTCCTGGTTCGCGGTCTCGATGATCCCGTTCACCATCGCGATCCTGCGCTACGCCGTGGACGTCGACGGAGGGCTCGCCGGGGAGCCCGAGGACATAGCGCTGCGCGACCGCGTGCTGCAGCTTCTGGCCCTGGCGTGGATCGCAACAGTTGGTGCTGCTGTTGCTTTCGGCTAG